Proteins from a genomic interval of Musa acuminata AAA Group cultivar baxijiao chromosome BXJ1-9, Cavendish_Baxijiao_AAA, whole genome shotgun sequence:
- the LOC108953759 gene encoding LIMR family protein Os06g0128200-like produces MGDFNLALVIVAVVVCVLVLLVNVYLLVNYQHPDDVNQAYFPKLVVVLGLSVAAISILMLPADVANRQACQHAIYSGACTLTLPMKDLWLAVYVADAVLVFLVIPFAMFYYEGDQDKSIGKRLKSALLWVLTSAVVCGLVLGILYGLVGKVDFTVRHLSSSATSFPSSWSTFSSSQPCIGSTNHLCDAYGAPASSETTWTMQTTFPEYVVALATIVGSVLFTIFGGVGIACLPLGLIFSFIRRPKAVITRSQYIKEATELGKKAGGLKKAIEALHQEERSGSKGRKWRKNVKAAEKELLILEDDMKALEEMYPQGEKAETLWALTVLGYLGKLVLGIIGLIVSVAWVAHIIIYLLISPPISPFLNEVFIKLDNVWGLLGTAAFAFFCFYLLLAVIAGEMMLGLKLVFITIHPMKWGGTLMNSFLFNVGLILLCSISVIQFCATAFAYYSQATAAQEIFGHTLQSLRGIKYLYKYNVFQYGFVILAIITLFCYAAFGWKKRKPSGSFQLSS; encoded by the exons ATGGGGGATTTCAACCTGGCTCTGGTGATCGTGGCGGTGGTGGTGTGCGTGCTGGTTCTCCTCGTCAATGTCTACCTCCTCGTCAATTACCAGCACCCGGACGATGTCAACCAGGCCTACTTCCCGAAGCTGGTGGTGGTTCTTGGTCTCTCGGTTGCCGCCATCTCCATTTTGATGCTTCCGGCGGACGTTGCTAATCGCCAGGCTTGTCAGCACGCTATATACAGTGGCGCTTGCACTCTCACCCTCCCCATGAAAGACCTTTGGCTGGCCGTATACGTCGCCGATGCCGTCCTTGTGTTCTTGGTCATACCGTTCGCTATGTTCTACTACGAGGGCGACCAGGACAA GAGTATTGGGAAGAGGTTGAAGAGTGCTCTATTGTGGGTTCTGACATCGGCTGTTGTCTGTGGACTTGTGCTTGGGATTCTTTATG GACTAGTTGGTAAAGTGGACTTTACAGTTAGGCACCTCTCTTCTTCTGCTACAAGTTTCCCCAGTTCTTGGTCAACATTCTCAAGTTCTCAACCTTGCATAGGGTCAACGAATCATCTG TGTGATGCATATGGAGCACCCGCTTCTTCTGAAACAACCTGGACAATGCAAACCACCTTTCCAGAATATGTGGTTGCACTTGCAACAATTGTTGGATCAGTGCTTTTTACT ATATTTGGTGGTGTGGGGATTGCTTGCCTTCCACTGGGCCTCATTTTTTCATTCATACGACGCCCCAAAGCTGTCATAACTCGGTCACAATATATCAAG GAAGCCACTGAACTGGGAAAAAAGGCTGGAGGATTGAAGAAAGCTATTGAAGCTCTTCACCAGGAGGAGAGAAGTGGTTCTAAGGGGAGAAAATGGCGCAAAAATGTGAAGGCTGCTGAAAAG GAGTTGCTTATTTTGGAAGATGATATGAAAGCTTTAGAAGAAATGTATCCACAAGGAGAGAAG GCTGAGACTCTGTGGGCTCTAACTGTTCTTGGCTACTTGGGAAAGCTTGTATTAGGGATCATTGG GTTGATTGTTTCGGTGGCCTGGGTTGCACATATTATTATATACTTGCTTATCAGCCCACCTATTTCTCCTTTCTTAAATGAAGTTTTCATCAAGTTGGATAACGTGTGGG GTCTGTTAGGGACTGCAGCATTTGCATTTTTCTGTTTCTATCTACTCCTTGCAGTGATTGCTGGGGAGATGATGCTTGGATTGAAGTTGGTTTTTATTACTATCCATCCAATGAA GTGGGGAGGGACTCTTATGAACTCCTTTCTCTTTAATGTGGGGCTCATCCTGCTTTGCTCCATCAG TGTGATTCAGTTCTGCGCCACAGCTTTTGCTTACTATTCACAAGCAACTGCCGCACAAGAAATTTTTGGCCACACGCTGCAATCTCTACGTGGAATCAAATATCTATACAA GTATAATGTGTTTCAATATGGTTTTGTTATTCTGGCAATTATCACACTCTTCTGCTATGCCGCATTT GGATGGAAAAAGAGAAAACCAAGTGGCAGCTTCCAACTATCAAGTTGA
- the LOC103996950 gene encoding uncharacterized protein LOC103996950, which translates to MATPIECWSGRPSTDEDMVEQVLMQTHDRSEAFHRSAASSPACNSSPSSSSSSFSSPPSPSAAFPPPKRWQRIGRNFAGAIAALRSSLNLDSSRDPSPARFDRLFRGGGGGGQPPDKLVASARRHFDSLPNSYAQAGFDMKDVLLHVRLIEQASAGDHPAVHLQEIHDDGGAERSVFQLTFACGSPLSWPAMAEALDSSLICCKKIQIFEKKGLTLGVVSVLVQQGKERHFKARIEASLKAAVKKPRNNGVKLPFGLCGRQEERPRSAEEDARGDGNDGQGIDGEGLRRIQLPNPLPMSSVVVSIDEWQSIRSGGDEIRRWVLSSDEVELVDRTGPISFKGVHRGRRVWVKKLRGCDRGSAYDVEVRQDLLQLMSCGQRSILRFHGILFQENQGLCVVTRMMDGGSVHDVMQKNKKVPMREVMRMALDVAEGLLFMNNHGVAYRDLNTHRILLDRQRNACLGDMGIVTSSNIAGEVTEYETAGYRWLAPEIISGDPEIVSETWMSNVYSYGMVLWEMVTGVAAYSSYSPVQAAVGIATCGLRPVIPEDCPQVLRSLMHRCWNSNPAKRPRFAEIVSILSKQNV; encoded by the exons ATGGCAACGCCGATCGAGTGCTGGTCCGGACGGCCAAGCACGGACGAGGACATGGTGGAGCAGGTCCTCATGCAGACCCACGACCGGTCGGAGGCCTTCCACCGTTCCGCTGCCTCCTCCCCCGCCTGCAACTCCTCcccatcctcttcctcctcctccttttcctcccCGCCTTCCCCCTCCGCCGCCTTCCCTCCTCCCAAGAGATGGCAGCGCATCGGCCGCAATTTCGCCGGCGCCATCGCTGCTCTCCGCAGCTCCCTCAACCTCGACTCCTCCCGCGACCCTTCCCCCGCGCGCTTCGACCGTCTCTtccgcggcggcggtggcggcggccagCCCCCTGACAAGCTCGTCGCTAGTGCCCGTCGCCACTTTGATTCGCTGCCCAATAG CTACGCTCAGGCGGGATTTGATATGAAGGATGTGCTTCTGCATGTGAGATTGATCGAGCAGGCGTCGGCAGGCGACCACCCCGCAGTCCACCTCCAAGAGATTCACGACGATGGCGGGGCTGAGAGATCCGTTTTCCAGCTTACATTTGCCTGCGGCTCGCCGTTGTCATGGCCGGCGATGGCGGAAGCGCTCGATAGCTCATTGATCTGCTGCAAGAAGATCCAGATCTTCGAGAAGAAAGGCTTGACCCTCGGGGTCGTCTCCGTCTTAGTCCAGCAGGGAAAGGAGAGGCACTTCAAGGCCCGGATCGAGGCCTCGCTGAAGGCGGCGGTGAAGAAGCCCAGGAACAACGGCGTCAAGCTCCCCTTTGGTTTGTGCGGCCGCCAAGAGGAGCGCCCGAGGAGCGCCGAGGAGGATGCTCGCGGGGACGGGAACGACGGGCAAGGCATCGACGGGGAGGGACTCCGCCGGATTCAGCTACCGAACCCGCTCCCGATGTCTTCCGTCGTCGTCTCGATCGACGAGTGGCAGAGCATCCGGTCAGGCGGGGACGAGATAAGGAGGTGGGTTCTGAGCTCCGACGAGGTCGAGCTCGTCGACCGCACGGGGCCTATCTCGTTCAAGGGGGTGCACAGGGGGAGAAGAGTGTGGGTGAAGAAGCTGCGGGGGTGCGACAGGGGAAGCGCTTACGATGTGGAGGTCAGGCAGGACTTGTTGCAGCTGATGAGCTGCGGGCAGAGGAGCATCCTCCGATTCCATGGCATCCTCTTCCAAGAGAACCAGGGGCTCTGTGTCGTCACCAGGATGATGGATGGAGGATCGGTGCACGATGTCATGCAGAAGAACAAGAAGGTCCCGATGAGGGAGGTGATGCGGATGGCATTGGATGTTGCAGAAGGCCTCTTGTTCATGAACAATCATGGAGTGGCCTACAGAGATCTCAACACACACAGGATCCTGCTCGATAGGCAGAGAAATGCTTGCCTTGGTGACATGGGCATCGTGACTTCTTCTAACAttgccggcgaggtcaccgagtaCGAGACCGCCGGCTACCGATGGCTAGCTCCTGAG ATAATTTCTGGGGACCCCGAGATTGTTTCAGAGACTTGGATGAGCAATGTGTATAGCTATGGAATGGTTCTCTGGGAAATGGTAACTGGTGTGGCAGCCTACTCTTCTTATTCACCGGTCCAAGCAGCGGTGGGGATCGCAACATGCGGGTTGAGGCCGGTGATACCTGAAGACTGCCCTCAGGTTCTGAGGTCACTGATGCACAGGTGCTGGAACAGTAACCCAGCGAAGCGACCTCGGTTTGCGGAAATCGTCTCGATCCTCAGTAAGCAAAATGTTTGA
- the LOC103996951 gene encoding ferritin-4, chloroplastic-like, translating into MILGAPSALFLRSPSAKASPSGAAYWLRSGLRVPRERARNGSVVAMAAGETNSRPMTGVVFEPFEELKQELAFVPSVPDKSIARQKYSDECEAAINEQINVEYSVSYVYHALFAYFDRDNVALKGLAKFFKESSDEEREHADKLMEYQNMRGGRVKLQSIMMPLNEFDHPEKGDALHAMEIALSLEKLTNEKLLNLHKVAERCNDIQMADFIETEFLGKQVEDIKKISEYVARLRRVGKGHGVWHFDQVLLGEGEEMVA; encoded by the exons ATGATCTTGGGGGCTCCCTCCGCTCTCTTTCTGCGCTCGCCCTCCGCCAAGGCCTCTCCCAGTGGCGCCGCGTACTGGCTGCGGTCTGGCCTGAGAGTTCCGAGGGAACGAGCGAGGAATGGGTCCGTGGTCGCCATGGCGGCCGGCGAGACCAACAGCCGTCCCATGACCGGCGTGGTGTTCGAGCCTTTCGAGGAGCTCAAGCAGGAGCTGGCCTTCGTACCCTCCGTGCCCGATAAGTCCATCGCCCGGCAGAAGTACTCCGACGAGTGCGAGGCCGCAATCAACGAACAGATCAA TGTTGAATACAGTGTATCGTATGTCTATCATGCCTTGTTTGCATACTTCGATCGTGACAATGTTGCTCTAAAAGGCCTTGCCAA GTTCTTTAAGGAATCAAGTGATGAAGAACGGGAACATGCAGATAAATTAATGGAGTACCAG AATATGCGTGGAGGCAGAGTGAAGCTCCAGTCAATTATGATGCCCTTGAATGAGTTTGATCACCCTGAAAAAGGAGATGCACTGCATG CGATGGAGATTGCCTTGTCTCTCGAGAAGTTGACAAATGAAAAGCTTCTTAATTTGCATAAA GTAGCAGAACGGTGTAATGATATTCAGATGGCGGACTTCATTGAGACCGAGTTTTTGGGAAAGCAG GTAGAAGATATAAAGAAGATCTCCGAGTATGTTGCTCGACTAAGAAGGGTGGGGAAAGGACATG GAGTGTGGCATTTCGATCAGGTGCTTTTAGGTGAAGGAGAAGAAATGGTTGCTTGA